Within the Micromonospora citrea genome, the region GGAGCGGGGCCGGCGAACGACGCCATGGCAGACGCGCTGCGTCGGGCCGGACTGGCCTGACACCCGCCCGGCACCGACCCGATCCGTACGCGGTTCGGGTCGGTGCCGGGCGGGCCTGGCCACGGCGGCGCTCCGTCTGGCGTTCTGGCGCCCACACATTCTGGCGTTCGGAGGCTCGGGCGCGTTCTGGCGTCCTGGCGTCCTGGCGTTCTGAGGCGATCCCGGTCGCCTGTCAGGGCCGTTGTTCGTCGGCGGGCCGGAAGGGGTGCACACGCAGGGACGCTTTCGAGCTGATGTCGTAGACGATTCAGGCAGCGACGAGCCCGGCCGCCACCCTGATGTCGCAAACGATTCAGCTCGAAAGCATCATTCGAGCTTCCCGCCCGCGGCACGCCGAGCACCACAGCTTGCGGGGACGGCACGCCCGCACCATCGCCTGCGCGGCAGGCACGCCCGCCACCACCGCCTACGCGGCAGGCACGCCCGCCACCACCGCCTACGCGACAGGCACGCCCGCCACCACCGCCTACGCGACAGGCACGCCCGCCACCACCGCTCACGGATCGGGCCATCCCTCGGCGGGTCGGAGCTAGCCGCCCCTCGACCCGACAGAGCGACCGCCCGTCGACCGACCGCAGCAACCGGCCCGCGTCGGACGCGGGCGACGCATCCGACCGGGTGCGGCGGTCGACCGTGCACGGTCGGAGCCGTGAGGAGACCGCCGCACGTTTCCGGTGGCGGGTGCGGGGCGTACCGTCGCGGTCGTGGACGAGGGCGACGGCCGACAGTGGCGGGAACGGCAGCGACGGGCGGTGCGGGCGCACGCGGCCGCCGACGAGCGCCGTCGGGCGGCCGAGCAGGCCGAGGCGGCGGAACTCGTCGCCTGGTTCGTCGCCGAGGCGACCCGGCGCGGGCTGCCCACGGAACGGCTCACCGCCCGGGCGTACGACGGTCGCGGCCGCTATCGGACGCGGCTGCGCGGCTGGTACGTCGACCGGGCTCGGACCCGGGCGGTCGACACCGACGGGCGGTTCCACCTGCTGACCGTGCCGGGCGGGCTGCGCGCCCGGCTGCTCGGGGCCGAGCCGCAGCCCAGCCCGGCACCGCTGGTCGTCGGCGCGGGCGGTCGCGACGGCGAGTCGATCCCGCTGCGCGCCCTGCTGGCCCGTCGGCTCGACGGCGACGACGGGGCCTGACCGGGGTCAGCGCCCGGCGCCCGTGGGACTGCGACGGGCCAGGTACCACCACCACGACTGCTGCACCAGCAGCGTGACCAGCCCGGCGAGCACGATCGCGCAGAGGTTGACGACCAACTGGAGGGCGGAGCCGGCCGCCTCGTGCCAGACGCCGTACGCGGCGGCGACGGCGACGTTCGCGGCGGCCGGGACGGTGGTCACCGAGATCAGCACCCCGACCAGGCTGCCGGACTTCTTCGACGTCAGCGACAGCATGCCGGCCGCGCCGGCGAGCAGACCGACGACCCAGGAGAGCGCGTCCGGTCGCCAGATGAAGTCGGTGAGCGGGCGCTCGGCCAGCAGCATCCCGCGGTCGACCAGGCCAGCGGCGGTCAGCGCCCAGGTGCTGAGCACGGTGACCACCATGGCGGCGAGGAACCCGACCACCAGGGCCTGCACCGAGCGAACGATGATCGACGCCTTGCGGCGCAGCAGTGCCACGCAGAGGGCGGCCAGGGGACCGAACTCCGGCCCGACGACCATCGCGCCGACGATGAGGATCGGCTGGTCGAGCAGCACCCCGATGCCGGCCAGCATGGTGGCGACGGTGATCAGCACGAGGTAGGTGGCGGACAGCTCGGTCTGCTCGCCGGTCTTGGCGGCGATCTCGTCCCAGACAACCGCGTCGGCGCCGCTGCCGGGTGCCCGCCGCGCCGCCCGGTCCGCCGCGGAGGAGATGGTCAGCTCCACGTCGTCGGCCGCGATGGCGCCGCGCGCCTCCACGCCGAGCTGCCGCAGATCGCGCAGCACACTGTCGGCACTCTCCCGGACCACGTCGCAGAGGATGAGGTCACCCTGCGGCTGGCGGGCGGCGCCGGCGAGCACGGCCAGGTGGGTCACCCCCGGGTCGGCGGCCAGTAGGTCGGCGACGGCGGCGGACTGGTCCGGTGGAGCGATCACCCTCAGGTGCAGCACGGCCTCCCCCTCGCTTCGGCCGTCGAGCACTCTACTGCCGACGGCGGGGAGCCGAAGGGTCACGTCCTGGCGGTCGGCCCGCGTCCTCGCGGGCCGTTTTGCGGTTTGACCTGTCGGGATCAACGCCCCGTGTCGCGATTCAAGCCTTATGAAACGCTCGTACCTGCTACAACCTTTTTGTCGCATCGTGACTGGTCTTCGCTGGAGGTCGACGCCGTGCCTGGTCCCATCAACGCCCGCGAAGGTGCGGCGCGGCGTACCCGAACGGACGGCCTCAAGCGAGCGGTCGACCTGGCGGCAGCCCTCGTGCTGCTGGTGCTGAGCGCGCCGCTGATGCTCCTGGTGGCTGCCGTGGTGGCGGTGGGCCTCGGCCGCCCGGTGCTGTTCCGGCAGGCCCGGGCCGGGCAGCACGGCGACGTGTTCGAGCTGGTCAAGTTCCGCACCATGCTGCCGCCCGATCCGGGGCGGGGGCTGCTGCGGGACGGGGACCGCCTGACCCCGCTGGGACGCTTCCTGCGCTCCACCAGCCTGGACGAGCTGCCGACCCTCTGGAACGTCCTGCGCGGCGACATGAGCCTCGTCGGCCCCCGACCGCTGCTCACCGCGTACCTGCCGCGCTACTCCCCCACGCAGGCCCGACGGCACGAGGTCAGGCCGGGTGTCACCGGGCTGGCCCAGGTGCGCGGACGCAACAGCCTGAGCTGGGAGGAGAAACTCGACCTCGACGTCTGGTACGTCGACAACCGCAGCCTGCGCCTGGACCTGTCGATCCTGGCCGCGACGGTACGCACCGTGCTGCGCCGCGAGGGGATCTCCGCGACGGGTTCCGCCACCGCACCGGAGTTCCTCGGCACGCCGTCGCTGGTGGCGGCTACCGGGGTGCGGCCGGAGGCCGGCGCGGCGGTCCCGACCGGAGGTGGCCGATGAGCCGCACGATCCACCTCTCCGCGCCGGACGTCGGGCCGCTGGAGGAGTCGTACCTGATCGCCGCCCTGCGGTCGGGCTGGGTGGCGCCGGTCGGGCCGGACCTCGACGCGTTCGAGCGGGAGGTCGCCGCGCGGGCGGGCACCCGGGGGGCGGTGGCGGTCAGCTCCGGCACGGCCGGTCTCCACCTGGCGCTGCTCGGGGTGGGGGTCCGGCCCGGCGACGTCGTCGTCGTCCCGACGCTGACCTTCGTGGCCACCGCCAACGCGGTCCGGTACACCGACGCCCGGCCGGTCTTCGTCGACTGCGACCCGCAGACCGGCAACGTCGACGTCGGCCTCGTGGCGGAGCTGATCCGGCGCCTGACGTCCCGCGGCGAGCGCGTCGGGGCGGTGGTGCCGGTCGACCTTTTCGGCAGCTGCGTCGACTACACCGCGCTGGTGCCGGTCTGCGCGTCGGCCGGCGTTCCGGTCGTCGAGGACGCCGCCGAGGCCCTCGGCGCGACCCATCGCGGCCGACCCGCCGGCTCCTTCGGGCAGGCGGGCATCCTCTCCTTCAACGGCAACAAGATCATGACCACGTCGGGCGGCGGGATGCTCGTCTCCGACGACACGGCCCTGCTGGCCCGGGCCCGGCACCTCTCGACCCAGGCGCGCGAACCGACGCCGCACTACGAGCACCGCGAGACGGGCTACAACTACCGGCTGAGCAACCTGCTCGCCGCGCTGGGGCGTGCCCAACTCGTCCGGCTGGACGGGATGATCGCCCGGCGGCGGCAGCTCCGCGACCGGTACGCCAAGCTCTTCGCCCCGGTCCCCGGCGTGCGGCTGCTCGGCGCGGAGGACGCGGAGTCCAACTGCTGGCTGACGACCATCGTGGTCGACCCGGAGCGGTCCGGGTGGTCGGCCGCCGACCTGGCGACGCACCTGGCGGCGCGGGACATCGAGACCCGCCCGGTGTGGAAGCCGATGCACCTGCAGCCCGCGTACGCCGACGCCGAGCGCCTCGTCACGGGCGCGGCCGAGCGGTTGTTCGCCGACGGGCTCGCCCTGCCCAGCGGCAGCGTCCTCACCGAGGCGCAGATCGGCCACGTCCTCGCCGCCGTCGACGAGTTCCTGACGGCACGGACGGGAGCGTGACGGCGTGACGGTCCCCCTGGTGGTCGTCGGCTGCGGCGGCCACGGCCGGGAGGTCCTCGCGATCGCCCGCGCGATGGACGCCGCGGCCGGCCGGCGGCGCTGGCGCCTGCTCGGTTTCGTCGACGACCGCCCGTCGGAGGAGAACCTGAAGCGGGTGCAGCGGCTGGACGTCGCCTACCTCGGCGGGGTCGCCTGGCTGCGCGACGCGCCCCCGGACACGCACCACGTCATCGGCATCGGTGATCCCCGCGTCCGGCGTGCCGTCGCCGGGCGCGTCAACGCGTACGGGGTGCCGGCGGCGAGCCTGGCGCATCCGGCGGCGACGGTCGGGCCGGACACCGTGTACGGCCCCGGCTTCGTCGCCTTCGCCGGGGCCCGCGTCACCACGAACGTCACCGTCGGGCGGCACGTGCACCTCAACCAGAACGCCACCGTGGGGCACGACTGCGTCCTCGACGACTTCGTGTCGGTGAACCCGCTCGCCGCCGTCTCCGGCGACTGCCACCTGGCGGAGGGGGCGCTCGTCGGCACGACGGCGGCCGTGCTGCAGGGGCTGCGGGTGGGGCGGGACAGCACGGTCGGGGCGGGTGCCTGCGTGGTGCGGGACGTGCCGGACGGCGTCGTCGTCAAGGGCGTACCGGCCCGTTGACCCGACGCCGCCTCGGCGACTCGGCTCAAAAATTCGGTCATCAAACCCGAAAACTCCCAAACATCGCTTTTATGCATGTATCAACTAGAGGAGCTCAATGCTCCTTCCGCCCCGGGCGGAAGCGGTCGGAGACGGACAGGGGAGCACAGATGCCGCCGGAGACAGAGACCAGCAGACTCAGCGAGCAGGGGTCACGCCGGGCCAGGGCGCGCCGCCGCACCATCGGATTTCTCGCCACCGACAGCACCGCCTGGATCGGCGGGTTCGTCGCCGCGGTCTGCTTCCGTTACGAGTTCGGCCTGACGGCCGGCCAGCTCGCGCGCGCCGCCGCCTGCGGCTTCCTCGCGGCCGTCGTGCACGTGGCCGTGGCGGCGGTGCGCCGGATCTACTCCGGACGCCATCCGCTGGGCAGCCTCCAGGAGGTGCAGGGGGTGGCCGGCACCGCCGCCACCACCGCCATGATCCTGCTGATCGGGCTGCTGCCGGCCGACGAACGGCCGGTGCCGGCGAGCACGCCGCTGGTCGGGGGCGCCCTGGCACTGCTCTTCATGCTCACGGCCCGGTTCACCTACCGGCACCGCCGCGACCTCGCCATGCGACCGGACGTCCGCTCCTCGAACCCGGTGCTGCTGTTCGGGCTCGGCGACGCCGGGCAGGGGCTGCTGCGGGCCATGCTCAGCGACCCGCGCGGGCGGTACCGGCCGGTGGGCGCCCTCGACGACGACCCGGACAAGCGGGATCTGCGCATCGGCGGCGTACGCGTGCTCGGCGGCCGCCGGGACGTCGCGGAGGCCGTCCGGCGCACCGGAGCGACGACGGTGATCTTCTCCGTCGCGAACGCCGACGCCGCGCTGATCCGGCACATCCGGGAGGCGACGCTGCAGACCGGCGCGGCGTTCAAGGTGCTGCCGCCGGTCGGGGACCTCGTCGACCACCGGATCACCGTCACCGACATCCGC harbors:
- a CDS encoding DUF389 domain-containing protein produces the protein MLHLRVIAPPDQSAAVADLLAADPGVTHLAVLAGAARQPQGDLILCDVVRESADSVLRDLRQLGVEARGAIAADDVELTISSAADRAARRAPGSGADAVVWDEIAAKTGEQTELSATYLVLITVATMLAGIGVLLDQPILIVGAMVVGPEFGPLAALCVALLRRKASIIVRSVQALVVGFLAAMVVTVLSTWALTAAGLVDRGMLLAERPLTDFIWRPDALSWVVGLLAGAAGMLSLTSKKSGSLVGVLISVTTVPAAANVAVAAAYGVWHEAAGSALQLVVNLCAIVLAGLVTLLVQQSWWWYLARRSPTGAGR
- a CDS encoding sugar transferase, which gives rise to MPGPINAREGAARRTRTDGLKRAVDLAAALVLLVLSAPLMLLVAAVVAVGLGRPVLFRQARAGQHGDVFELVKFRTMLPPDPGRGLLRDGDRLTPLGRFLRSTSLDELPTLWNVLRGDMSLVGPRPLLTAYLPRYSPTQARRHEVRPGVTGLAQVRGRNSLSWEEKLDLDVWYVDNRSLRLDLSILAATVRTVLRREGISATGSATAPEFLGTPSLVAATGVRPEAGAAVPTGGGR
- a CDS encoding DegT/DnrJ/EryC1/StrS family aminotransferase, with product MSRTIHLSAPDVGPLEESYLIAALRSGWVAPVGPDLDAFEREVAARAGTRGAVAVSSGTAGLHLALLGVGVRPGDVVVVPTLTFVATANAVRYTDARPVFVDCDPQTGNVDVGLVAELIRRLTSRGERVGAVVPVDLFGSCVDYTALVPVCASAGVPVVEDAAEALGATHRGRPAGSFGQAGILSFNGNKIMTTSGGGMLVSDDTALLARARHLSTQAREPTPHYEHRETGYNYRLSNLLAALGRAQLVRLDGMIARRRQLRDRYAKLFAPVPGVRLLGAEDAESNCWLTTIVVDPERSGWSAADLATHLAARDIETRPVWKPMHLQPAYADAERLVTGAAERLFADGLALPSGSVLTEAQIGHVLAAVDEFLTARTGA
- a CDS encoding acetyltransferase, yielding MTVPLVVVGCGGHGREVLAIARAMDAAAGRRRWRLLGFVDDRPSEENLKRVQRLDVAYLGGVAWLRDAPPDTHHVIGIGDPRVRRAVAGRVNAYGVPAASLAHPAATVGPDTVYGPGFVAFAGARVTTNVTVGRHVHLNQNATVGHDCVLDDFVSVNPLAAVSGDCHLAEGALVGTTAAVLQGLRVGRDSTVGAGACVVRDVPDGVVVKGVPAR